A DNA window from Theobroma cacao cultivar B97-61/B2 chromosome 5, Criollo_cocoa_genome_V2, whole genome shotgun sequence contains the following coding sequences:
- the LOC18598628 gene encoding 3-oxoacyl-[acyl-carrier-protein] reductase FabG isoform X2 produces the protein MVTGASSGLGREFCLDLGKAGCRIVAAARRVDRLKSLCDEINCLTFPSSKPQPSGPRAVAVELDVCAKGATIQSSVKTAWDAFGRIDSLINNAGIRGNVKNPMELSEEEWNQTIKTNLTGSWLVSKYVCMHMLDANQGGSIINISSIAGLNRGQLPGGVAYAASKAGLIAMTKSMALELGAHKIRVNSISPGLFKSEITQGLMKKDWLTNVATRTAPLRTFGTSDPALTSLVRYLIHDSSEYVSGNMFIVDAGVTLPGIPIFSSL, from the exons ATGGTGACGGGGGCATCTTCCGGATTAGGCCGGGAATTCTGTCTCGACTTGGGTAAAGCCGGCTGCCGTATCGTGGCTGCCGCACGCCGCGTCGATCGCCTCAAGTCCCTCTGCGACGAAATCAATTGCCTCACCTTTCCTTCTTCCAAACCCCAGCCTAGTGGCCCTCGTGCTGTCGCCGTCGAGCTGGACGTTTGTGCTAAAGGAGCCACCATACAGAGCTCCGTCAAAACGGCTTGGGATGCCTTTGGGAGGATCGATAGTTTGATCAATAACGCTGGCATTAGAG GTAATGTGAAGAATCCAATGGAATTGTCTGAGGAGGAATGGAATCAAACTATCAAAACCAATTTAACAGGGTCTTGGTTGGTATCAAAATATGTTTGCATGCACATGCTTGATGCAAATCAAGGAGGATCAATAATCAATATTTCTTCCATAGCTGGTCTTAATCGTGGGCAACTACCTGGAGGTGTGGCTTATGCTGCCTCAAAAGCAGGCCTAATTGCCATGACAAAG AGCATGGCTCTTGAACTGGGGGCGCATAAAATCCGAGTGAACTCGATATCACCTGGACTTTTTAAATCTGAGATCACACAAGGCCTTATGAAGAAGGACTGGCTAACAAATGTGGCTACCAGAACTGCCCCTTTAAGAACATTTGGTACATCAGATCCTGCATTAACCTCACTAGTCCGATACTTAATCCATGATTCTTCAGAATATGTTTCAGGTAACATGTTCATTGTTGATGCTGGAGTTACCTTGCCAGGCattcccattttctcttctctttga
- the LOC18598628 gene encoding 3-oxoacyl-[acyl-carrier-protein] reductase FabG isoform X1 has translation MAEQQLEPWAYLSGKVVMVTGASSGLGREFCLDLGKAGCRIVAAARRVDRLKSLCDEINCLTFPSSKPQPSGPRAVAVELDVCAKGATIQSSVKTAWDAFGRIDSLINNAGIRGNVKNPMELSEEEWNQTIKTNLTGSWLVSKYVCMHMLDANQGGSIINISSIAGLNRGQLPGGVAYAASKAGLIAMTKSMALELGAHKIRVNSISPGLFKSEITQGLMKKDWLTNVATRTAPLRTFGTSDPALTSLVRYLIHDSSEYVSGNMFIVDAGVTLPGIPIFSSL, from the exons ATGGCGGAGCAGCAATTGGAGCCATGGGCCTACCTCAGCGGAAAAGTGGTGATGGTGACGGGGGCATCTTCCGGATTAGGCCGGGAATTCTGTCTCGACTTGGGTAAAGCCGGCTGCCGTATCGTGGCTGCCGCACGCCGCGTCGATCGCCTCAAGTCCCTCTGCGACGAAATCAATTGCCTCACCTTTCCTTCTTCCAAACCCCAGCCTAGTGGCCCTCGTGCTGTCGCCGTCGAGCTGGACGTTTGTGCTAAAGGAGCCACCATACAGAGCTCCGTCAAAACGGCTTGGGATGCCTTTGGGAGGATCGATAGTTTGATCAATAACGCTGGCATTAGAG GTAATGTGAAGAATCCAATGGAATTGTCTGAGGAGGAATGGAATCAAACTATCAAAACCAATTTAACAGGGTCTTGGTTGGTATCAAAATATGTTTGCATGCACATGCTTGATGCAAATCAAGGAGGATCAATAATCAATATTTCTTCCATAGCTGGTCTTAATCGTGGGCAACTACCTGGAGGTGTGGCTTATGCTGCCTCAAAAGCAGGCCTAATTGCCATGACAAAG AGCATGGCTCTTGAACTGGGGGCGCATAAAATCCGAGTGAACTCGATATCACCTGGACTTTTTAAATCTGAGATCACACAAGGCCTTATGAAGAAGGACTGGCTAACAAATGTGGCTACCAGAACTGCCCCTTTAAGAACATTTGGTACATCAGATCCTGCATTAACCTCACTAGTCCGATACTTAATCCATGATTCTTCAGAATATGTTTCAGGTAACATGTTCATTGTTGATGCTGGAGTTACCTTGCCAGGCattcccattttctcttctctttga